TCTCGCTGAGCGCCCAGCCGACGATCTCCTCCGCGGCCGGTGCCTCCTGATGGCATACTAATAGTCTTTACTAATAGCCGTAAGCGTTTTACTGTCAACTCGCCGCGATCGGACCGGAAGGCTCCCGGCCGGCAGCGGCAAAGTGGGAGGAGCGCGTGTCGGATGATCGGCTGACCGCCGGAAGAGGGCTGCCTTGCTCTCACGAAAATGTCAGACAAATCGGACTATTTACGAACGCGAAATCTGTGTCTAGTGTCTTGGTCGCGGCTGGAGAGGCGCCGTTCTAAAGTTGCCAGACCTTGGGCAAGCCCCTTGAGGAGGAGGGCGTCCAGGCCGCAGCCGAGACATCAGCGATGAGTTTCAAAAGGGAGGTTGAACCATGAAATCCATGATACGTAACGCATCCGTGGCCGCGGCAGCCTTGGCTATCGGCCTGACGGCGAGCGCAGCCGTGCGCGCCGACGACAAGCCTACGCTGGCCTTCGTCGTCAACGGCGCGTCAGACTTCTGGAAGGCGGCGGAAGCCGGCGTTAAGAAGGCGCAGGGCGAATTGCCCGACTACAATCTCGAGCTCAAATATCCGGAGCAGTCGTCTGTCGCCATCCAGCAGCGCCTGATGGACGATCTGGTGACGGCCGGTGTCAAGGGCATCATGGTGTCGGCGGTCGACCCCAAGACCTCGACCGACGGGCTGAACAAGATCGCGTCCGAGACGGCGCTGTTCACCACCGACAGCGACGCCCCGCAGACCAAGCGCGTCGCCTATATCGGCTCGTCCAATGTCGATGCCGGCAAGCAGGCGGCCGAGATCGCCAAGAAGGCGATGCCGGACGGCGGCAAGTGCCTGGGCTTCGTCGGCCTGCTCGGCGCCGACAACGCCAAGGAGCGCATCCAGGGCATGAAGGACGGGCTCGCCGGCAGCAAGATCGAGCTGGTCGACGTCCGCGGCGACGACATCGACCAGGCGCGCGCCAAGAAGAATGTCGAGGACGCGCTGGTCGCCAGCCCCGACATCACCTGCATGGTCGGCTTCTACTCCTACAACACGCCGCGCATCTATGAAGCGCTGCGCGACGCCGGCAAGCTCGGCCAGATCACCGTCGTCGGCTTCGACGACGATCCGATCACGCTGGGCGGCGTCAAGGAAGGCACCGTCGCCGCGACCGTCGTGCAGCAGCCCTTCGAATGGGCCTATCAAGGCATGAAGCTGATGGCTTCCTACCTCAAGGGCGACAAGTCGGGCATCCCGGCCAATGGCCTGATCATCGTGCCGACGAAGATCATCGGCAAGGACGATGTCGACGCCTATGCCGCCAACCTGAAGGCGATGGCCGGCAAGTAATCGATGCACAGTTGCGCCGGCTCGAGTTCGTCTTGAGCCGGCGTCCGTATTGACGGGCCTGCCAAGGCCCGTCAGTCTGTAGCCCATCGGGTGCTGCCAAGTGCCATGAATTGTGGCGTGATGAATTACTCCGAGACATCCTTCGCTCAATCGACAACCGCTCCGTTCCTGAGCCTCGAGGCCGTGCGCAAGACCTATCCGGGCGTCGTGGCGCTGGACGGGTTCTCCATGGAAGTCAGGCCGGGCGAGGTGATCGGCCTGGTCGGCGAGAACGGCGCCGGCAAATCCACGTTGATGAAGATCCTCGGCGGCGTGACGCGGCCTGACAGCGGCACCGTCACCGTCGACGGCGTCGCGCATGACGGCTTGACCGTGGAAGCCAGCATCGGCTCCGGCATCGCCTTCGTGCATCAGGAGCTCAACCTCTTCGAAAACCTGGACGTCGCCGCCAACATCTTCTTCGGCCGCGAGCCGCTGAAGGCCGGGCCGCTGAGGCTGGTCGACCGCGCCGGGCTGCGCGAGATGGTGGCGCCGCTGTTGAAGCGCGTCGGCGCCAATTTCTCAGCCGACACGCCGGTCGCCTCGCTGTCGCTGGCCCAGCAGCAGATGGTCGAGATCGCCAAGGCGCTGTCGATCAAGGCGCGGCTGGTGATCCTCGACGAGCCGACCTCCAGCCTGCCGATCGCCGAGACCGAAAAGCTGCTCGACGTCATCAAGGGGCTGCGGGCGGAAGGCATCAGCGTCATCTTCATCTCGCACCGCCTGCACGAGGTCGAGCGCGTCGCCGACCGCGTCGTGGTGCTGCGCGACGGCATGCTGGCCGGCACGCTGCCGAAGAGCGAGATCAACCACGACCAGATGGTCAAGCTGATGATCGGGCGCATGCTGAAGGAGCGCGAGAAGGCCGCCGAAGCGGGGCGCGCTCCGGGCGGCGTCGCGCTCTCGGCAAGCGCGGTGCGCACCAGCGCCTATCCGGACCACCCGGTCAGCCTGGAGCTGAGGCGCGGCGAAATCCTCGGCCTTGCGGGGCTGGTCGGTTCCGGCCGAACGGAGCTGGCGCGCGTGCTGTTCGGCATCGACGAGCGGCTCGGCGGCAGCGTCGCGCTGGACGGCAAGGCGCTCAATGTCGGATCGGCCGCCGATGCGGTGGCGAGCGGCATCTTCCTCGTGCCGGAGGACCGCAAGCTGACCGGCATCCTGCTCGACCTCTCGATCGCGCAGAACATTTCGCTGCCCAATCTGCCGGCGCATGCGAAGCGCTCGCTGGTCTCGGCCAGCGCCGAGCTCGCCACCGCCGAGAAGCAGAAGAAGGATCTCGGCATCAAGGCGCCGTCTGTCCTGACCCGCACCGGCACGCTTTCGGGCGGCAACCAGCAGAAAGTGGTTTTGGCCAAATGGCTGGCGATGAACCCGAAGGTGATGATCCTCGATGAGCCGACGCGCGGCATCGACATCGGCGCCAAGGCGGAAATCTACGGGCTGATGCGGTCGCTCGCGGACGCCGGCGTCGCGGTGCTGATGATCTCCAGCGACATGGAAGAGGTGATCGGCGTCTCGGACCGCATCGCGGTCATGCATGAGGGGCAGATCTCCGGCATTCTCGACCGGGACGATTTCAGCCAGGAGAACGTGCTTTTGCTGGCTGTGGGCAAGAAGCCAAGGCTGGCGCATGCCGCTGGAGGAGCGCAATGAGCAAGAAAGATCTCGGGCTGCTGGTGCTGATCCTGGTGGTCGGCGCGGTGGTGACCGCCATCAACCCGCGCTTCCTGTCGACGATCAATCTGGCCAACACCTCGAACCTGGTCGCGCTGTTCGGCATCCTTTCGATCGGCCAGGCCTTTGTCATCATCACCGGCGGCATCGAGCTTTCGGTCGGTTCGCTGATCGCCCTGCTCGGCACGCTGTTCATCGACTTCATCGCCGTGCGCGAGATGGACTGGCCGCTGGCCTTCGTGCTGATCATCCTGCTCGGCGCCATCATCGGCTTCGTGCATGGCTGGCTGATCACGCGGCTCAAGATGCAGCCTTTCGTGGTGACGCTTTGCGGCCTGCTGATCTACCGCGGCGTCGCCCGCTTCTACACCGCCGACGGCACGGCCGGCTTCGCGTTCGGCCAGAATTTCCCGGATCTGGAATTCCTCACCGCCGGCCGTTCCGGCGGGCTGCCGAACTCCTTCATCGCGCTGATCGTGATCGCCGTCGTCATGTGGGTGGTGCTGCACCGCTCGGTGTTCGGGCGCTATCTCTACGCCATCGGCAAGAACGAGGAAGCGGCGAAATATTCGGGCATCCGCACCGGCCGCGTCGTGATCGCGGCCTATGTCATCTGCGGCGTGCTGACGGCGCTGTCGGCGATCTATTTCGCCATGTATACGCGCTCGATCTCGCCGGCGAGCCATGGCCAGTTCTACGAGCTCTACGCCATTGCCGCCGCAGTGCTCGGCGGCTTCTCGCTGCGCGGCGGCGAGGGCTCGCTGGTGGGCGTCATCCTCGGCACCGTGCTGCTGCAGGAATTGCAGAACCTGGTCAACCTGCTCGGCATCCCTTCCTCGCTCAACTTCGCGGTGATGGGCGGCGTGATCCTGATCGGCGTGCTGGTCGACCAGCAATGGGGCGTGTTCCGCGCCCGGCGCCGGATGATGGAGGCGACGCGCCGGAACGTCGCCGGCGCGCCGGCGGAGTAGCGCTACCTTTTACCTTCTCCCCTTGTGGGAGAAGGTGTCGCCGAAGGCGACGGATGAGGGGTGTTCCAAGGAACGCCAGCGTCTCACTCCGCTGGAACACCCCTCATCCGACCTCGCTTCGCGAGGCCACCTTCTCCCACAAGGGGAGAAGGAAAGGCGCTAGATCATGTCCGAAAGGTCCGAGAACGCCATTGCCTTGCGTAGCACCTCGGCGAAGCGCTCGCCGGCGATCTCTTTCGCCCCGCTATTGTCGATCGAGGTGACGTCCGGGCCGGACAGCGTCACGCTCGTGCTGCGCGCCAGGCGGGCGAGCACCTCGCCGCGCGATTCGCGGCCGCGCGCCGCCAGCCGTTCGGCGAGGATTTCCGGCGAGGCGGTAATCTCGACCACGGCCAGATTGGCATAGCGCTCGCGCAGCGCCGGGATGACGGCGCGAGAGACATTCGCCACGGCCACATGACCGTTGGCTACCGCCCAGTCGACGTCGGCCGGCAGGCCATAGCGCAGGCCATGCGCGTCCCAGCAGATGGCGAAGGCGCCGTCGGCCTCCGCCTCGGCGAAGGCGGCATCGGCCAGCGTGTCGTGGTCCTCGCTCGCGGAATCGCTCGGCCGGGTGATGACGCGGCGCACGAATTCCAGCCGCGTCTCGTCGGCGAAGCGCGTCTTGGCGTAGCCGATCACCGTATCCTTGCCGGCACCGCTCGGGCCGACGACCGCGACGAAGACGCCGTTGCGGATGGGAAGCATTTCGGTGAGCTCGCGCTCGATCGACGCCGAAACCATCATGCGACACGCCTGCCCTGGCGCCACACGGTGCGCACCACCGGCACATGCTCGTCGACGCGCACGCGCACCAGGTCGGCGCGGCGGCCGGGCTCGATGACGCCACGATCGGCGAGGCCAACCGCGTCGGCCGGGTTCTTCGAAACCATGGCGACCGCCTGCGGCAGCGAGATGCCCTCGACGACATCGCCGAGGAAGAAGGCCGACTGGATCAGGCTGAAGGGGATGTAGTCGGACGACAGGATGTCGAGCAAACCGTCGCCGGCAAGCGCGCGCGCCGACACATTGCCGGAATGCGAGGAACCGCGCATGACATTGGGGGCACCCATCAGCACGCCGAGGCCGGCCGCCTTAGAGGCTCTTGCCGCCTCCTCGGTGGTCGGGAACTCGGCAACGCGCACGCCCTGCGCAATCGCCTCGTCGACATGGCCGGCCGTCGCATCGTCATGGCTGGCGAGGACGATGCCGCGCTCGTGGCAGGCGGCGGAGATGAAGACGCGGTTCGGGCCGGAATTCCTGGCCGATTCCGCCATCCGCTTCTCGCAGAATTTCTGGAAGTCGCGGTCGGTCAGCTTCAGCTTGCGCTGGTAGTAATAGGCATAGGTCTCGAGATTGACGAACTGGCGCTGGCCCGGCGCATGGTCCATCAGCGAGGCGAGCTTGACCCTGTCGTCGGTCTCGAAATTGGCGAAGGCCTCGAGGCAGTCCGGCGCCGAGACCTCGCAGCGCAGATGGATGAAATGGTCGGCCCGTAGCCGATCCTGCCTGACGCTATCCTCGATCGCGTCGGCGAGGCTGCGGACGTCGTCGGACTTCAGGTCGGCGTCCTCGTCCATGCCGACGCGCAGAGCATCGAGCACGGTGGTGATGCCGGCGGTCGCCACCTGGGCGTCATGGGCGAGCACGGCAGCGATCGGGTTCCAGCGCACTTTCGGGCGCGGCGCGTAGTGGCCTTCGAGATGGTCGGTGTGCAGCTCGACGAGACCCGGGATGATGTAGTCGCCGCCCATGTCCTCGCCGGCGCGGGCGGCGCCCGGCTCGATCGCGGCGATCTGGCCATCGCGCAGCAGCAGCGAGCCCTCGACGATCTCGTCGGGCAGCACGATGCGGGCATTGGTGAGGACGGTTTCGGCGGTCATCTCAGGCGATCCTTAGTCTCGGTATCAGGCGGTTTTTCTGGCCGGGCGGCGGCCAAGCGCATGGTGGGAGAGCACCATGAAAGGGGCGCCCGGTTCGGTCTCGACGAAAAGCGTCAGCGCGTCCACCGGCACCGGGTGCTGCAGCACGTCCGCGAACAGACTGTCGATTGCTGCACGAAGACGCGGGCTTTCCTGTGGCCCGACGCGGCCGGACAGCGTCATGTGGAAGCGGAACGTCTCGAAAACGTAAGGATAGCCCCACTGGCAGAGGTTGCGGAACTCGTCCGGCTTCAGCGAGTCGGGGCTGCGGCGCTCGATCTCGGCTTCGGTCAGCGGCGCGCGGAAACGGTCGAAAGCGCGCACAACCTCGCCGGCGAAGCTGTTGAGAGGATCGAACGGCGCTTCCGGCACCAGGGCGAAAAAGCCGTCGATCTGACCGACGACGAGACGCGGAATGACGACCGGCGGCGTCGCCTCGGCGAAATCGTCGAGCGCCGCGCGCAGCGAGGTTTCGGTCTCGTTCGGCGCCAGCCGAAACGGCGCCTTCAGCGTCGCATGGAAGCCGTAGCGCCTGGCCGAAGCCGTGTGGAAGGCAACTTCCGCCGCCGACAGGTCGGCCACGGCCTCGACCGGCCGCGTCGCCGCGCCGAAGGGGTCGCGTCCAAGCCAATTGGCGGCGATGCGCGCCAGCGGCTCGTCCTGCCGTGGGGTGAAATAGATGGCGTAGCGCATGAAAGAACCTCGTCAGACCCCGCCATAGGTGATTTCCATGACGGATTGACGAAGCTTTCATGGGTTTTCGAAGGCAGACAGCCCCCGACAGTCCTTAGCCGACGATTTTCTCGAACTGGACCAACAGGTTGAGCGCGATGAAAAATCTCAGGCCTTCATCAGCCACTCGTGCTCGGCCGCGTTGTGGAATTTCCACGTCCGCTTCGGGCCGGCCATGACGTTGAGATAATAGAGATCATAGCCGTGGCAGGCCGCGCAGGGGTGGTAGCCCCTGGGCACCAGCACGACATCGCCGTCCTCGATCGCCATCGCCTCGTCCAGGTCGCGCACGCCGTTCCTGTCGGCATCGGTGTAGACGCGCTGGAAAGCGAAGCCCTGCGGCGGGTTGAGGCGGTGATAATAGGTCTCCTCCAGATAGGATTCCGCTGGGAGATTGTCCCGGTCGTGCTTGTGCGGCGGATAGCTGGAGGTATGGCCGCCGGGTGTGATGACCTCGACCACCAGCAGCGAGTCGGCCGGCTTGCCCTCGGGCAGGATGTTGGTGACGTAGCGCGTGTTGGTGCCCTTGCCGCGCACCTCCTGGCCGAGATCGTCGGGCGAGATGACACGGGCCGGCAGGCCGCCGCCGAGACCCGGCGCCGAGCAGACGGCGAGCTCCAGGTCGGTGTCGGCGATCACCGACCAGTCGGAGCCTTGCGGCACATAGACCGACCAGGGCTTGCCTTCGAACGGCGACATGCGCTCGCCGAGCAGGCCGAGCTCCTTGCCGCCGGCCGAGACCTTGCCCTTGCCGGTGACGAAAACCAGGCAGACTTCGCGCTCGCCCGTCTTGCCGGACGCGGTCTCGCCTGGCCGCAGCCGATGCAGATCGAAACCGACATAAGTCCAGCCGGCGCTTTGCGGGGTGACGTGAGCGACGTGGCCGTGGCCCTTGTCGGCCTTGACGAGCAGTTTCGACATTTTTGTCTCTCCTAATTCCTCGACGCTTTGACTTTCAAATCCGCCCGCAGCCAGGATTCACTGTTCGATCGCGAACCTCGGAGATTGGCCGCATCCCTCTCAACTTCGTCATCCTAGGGCGAAGCAGGAGCGAAGCTCCGCCGCGGAGACCCTAGGATCCATGCCGTCACCTCGGACGTGGAATGCCACCGGAGCAGAATTCTGCACCGTTGCAACACTTCAAAGTCATGGCATGGATCCTAGGGTCTGCGCTGCGTCGCCACGCTCCTCGCTCCGCCCTAGGATGACGAAGCGAGGGGCGTTCCGGCCAATCGCCAACGCAAACGAACCGTCACCCACGCAGCCTCCGTCACCCACGCAACATCCAATACAAAAGAACCTCCAGTCCATCGACCGCTTCAATCCTTCGGCTCGGCGGGGGGCTTGTCCTCCTCGACCGGCTTGTAAAGGTAGAAGAACTGCCACACCGCGTAGCCGGCGAAGCCGAGCGCGATGACGCCCCAGAACGGCGTACCGGAGGCGAACTCGATCACCGACCAGACCAGACAGACGGCGACGACGGCGATGCGTCGCCACAGCGGCCGGAAGAAGGGGTGCTCATAGTCTTTCATAGTGCCAATCCAGGATTTGCCCAAAGCGCAACGGATAAACCGCGCGCCGTGGCAAATCCACCGTCTAGGCCGCCGGGAAGCCTTGCGTCTCCACCGTATAGCCGGCGGCCGTCATCACCCGCATCAGCTCCTTGT
The window above is part of the Mesorhizobium sp. WSM4904 genome. Proteins encoded here:
- a CDS encoding sugar-binding protein, translated to MKSMIRNASVAAAALAIGLTASAAVRADDKPTLAFVVNGASDFWKAAEAGVKKAQGELPDYNLELKYPEQSSVAIQQRLMDDLVTAGVKGIMVSAVDPKTSTDGLNKIASETALFTTDSDAPQTKRVAYIGSSNVDAGKQAAEIAKKAMPDGGKCLGFVGLLGADNAKERIQGMKDGLAGSKIELVDVRGDDIDQARAKKNVEDALVASPDITCMVGFYSYNTPRIYEALRDAGKLGQITVVGFDDDPITLGGVKEGTVAATVVQQPFEWAYQGMKLMASYLKGDKSGIPANGLIIVPTKIIGKDDVDAYAANLKAMAGK
- a CDS encoding sugar ABC transporter ATP-binding protein produces the protein MNYSETSFAQSTTAPFLSLEAVRKTYPGVVALDGFSMEVRPGEVIGLVGENGAGKSTLMKILGGVTRPDSGTVTVDGVAHDGLTVEASIGSGIAFVHQELNLFENLDVAANIFFGREPLKAGPLRLVDRAGLREMVAPLLKRVGANFSADTPVASLSLAQQQMVEIAKALSIKARLVILDEPTSSLPIAETEKLLDVIKGLRAEGISVIFISHRLHEVERVADRVVVLRDGMLAGTLPKSEINHDQMVKLMIGRMLKEREKAAEAGRAPGGVALSASAVRTSAYPDHPVSLELRRGEILGLAGLVGSGRTELARVLFGIDERLGGSVALDGKALNVGSAADAVASGIFLVPEDRKLTGILLDLSIAQNISLPNLPAHAKRSLVSASAELATAEKQKKDLGIKAPSVLTRTGTLSGGNQQKVVLAKWLAMNPKVMILDEPTRGIDIGAKAEIYGLMRSLADAGVAVLMISSDMEEVIGVSDRIAVMHEGQISGILDRDDFSQENVLLLAVGKKPRLAHAAGGAQ
- a CDS encoding ABC transporter permease, which codes for MSKKDLGLLVLILVVGAVVTAINPRFLSTINLANTSNLVALFGILSIGQAFVIITGGIELSVGSLIALLGTLFIDFIAVREMDWPLAFVLIILLGAIIGFVHGWLITRLKMQPFVVTLCGLLIYRGVARFYTADGTAGFAFGQNFPDLEFLTAGRSGGLPNSFIALIVIAVVMWVVLHRSVFGRYLYAIGKNEEAAKYSGIRTGRVVIAAYVICGVLTALSAIYFAMYTRSISPASHGQFYELYAIAAAVLGGFSLRGGEGSLVGVILGTVLLQELQNLVNLLGIPSSLNFAVMGGVILIGVLVDQQWGVFRARRRMMEATRRNVAGAPAE
- the iolB gene encoding 5-deoxy-glucuronate isomerase; the protein is MSKLLVKADKGHGHVAHVTPQSAGWTYVGFDLHRLRPGETASGKTGEREVCLVFVTGKGKVSAGGKELGLLGERMSPFEGKPWSVYVPQGSDWSVIADTDLELAVCSAPGLGGGLPARVISPDDLGQEVRGKGTNTRYVTNILPEGKPADSLLVVEVITPGGHTSSYPPHKHDRDNLPAESYLEETYYHRLNPPQGFAFQRVYTDADRNGVRDLDEAMAIEDGDVVLVPRGYHPCAACHGYDLYYLNVMAGPKRTWKFHNAAEHEWLMKA
- a CDS encoding DUF1045 domain-containing protein, with the translated sequence MRYAIYFTPRQDEPLARIAANWLGRDPFGAATRPVEAVADLSAAEVAFHTASARRYGFHATLKAPFRLAPNETETSLRAALDDFAEATPPVVIPRLVVGQIDGFFALVPEAPFDPLNSFAGEVVRAFDRFRAPLTEAEIERRSPDSLKPDEFRNLCQWGYPYVFETFRFHMTLSGRVGPQESPRLRAAIDSLFADVLQHPVPVDALTLFVETEPGAPFMVLSHHALGRRPARKTA
- a CDS encoding alpha-D-ribose 1-methylphosphonate 5-triphosphate diphosphatase, with protein sequence MTAETVLTNARIVLPDEIVEGSLLLRDGQIAAIEPGAARAGEDMGGDYIIPGLVELHTDHLEGHYAPRPKVRWNPIAAVLAHDAQVATAGITTVLDALRVGMDEDADLKSDDVRSLADAIEDSVRQDRLRADHFIHLRCEVSAPDCLEAFANFETDDRVKLASLMDHAPGQRQFVNLETYAYYYQRKLKLTDRDFQKFCEKRMAESARNSGPNRVFISAACHERGIVLASHDDATAGHVDEAIAQGVRVAEFPTTEEAARASKAAGLGVLMGAPNVMRGSSHSGNVSARALAGDGLLDILSSDYIPFSLIQSAFFLGDVVEGISLPQAVAMVSKNPADAVGLADRGVIEPGRRADLVRVRVDEHVPVVRTVWRQGRRVA
- a CDS encoding DUF3329 domain-containing protein, encoding MKDYEHPFFRPLWRRIAVVAVCLVWSVIEFASGTPFWGVIALGFAGYAVWQFFYLYKPVEEDKPPAEPKD
- the phnN gene encoding phosphonate metabolism protein/1,5-bisphosphokinase (PRPP-forming) PhnN, giving the protein MMVSASIERELTEMLPIRNGVFVAVVGPSGAGKDTVIGYAKTRFADETRLEFVRRVITRPSDSASEDHDTLADAAFAEAEADGAFAICWDAHGLRYGLPADVDWAVANGHVAVANVSRAVIPALRERYANLAVVEITASPEILAERLAARGRESRGEVLARLARSTSVTLSGPDVTSIDNSGAKEIAGERFAEVLRKAMAFSDLSDMI